From Geomonas agri, one genomic window encodes:
- the ilvY gene encoding HTH-type transcriptional activator IlvY, with protein MDLRELEIFLTVAELKHFGRASQACNLSPSALTRTIQRMEEELEQPLFLRDNRTVTLSPAGERLRAYARLCLNEWQGLRSSMKNEQTVAGSLSIYASITAVYSLLPELLESYREKYPEVQLELRTGAAEQAVAQVQSGEIDLAVAAFPDGPRSNIQFLPIVTIPLIFIAPRRSGAVEVPVKGECLDLSRAPLVLPQTGLSRRRLDQWLKEHRITPNITSEVSGNEAIIAMVRLGCGVGIVPQLVLERSPFRDEVVVLENAPELKPYEVGLCTSKRNLQRPSVKAFWQLAEEQSSKQGQLTQKREETKA; from the coding sequence ATGGATCTGCGTGAGCTGGAAATATTTCTTACGGTGGCGGAACTGAAACATTTCGGACGGGCGAGCCAGGCGTGCAACCTGAGCCCCTCGGCCCTGACCCGCACCATTCAGCGCATGGAGGAGGAACTGGAACAACCGCTTTTCCTGCGCGACAACCGGACGGTGACCCTGTCGCCGGCGGGTGAACGACTGAGGGCGTACGCACGTCTTTGCCTCAACGAATGGCAGGGCCTGCGCTCCTCGATGAAAAACGAACAGACCGTTGCCGGGTCCCTATCTATATATGCATCGATCACGGCGGTCTACAGCCTGCTTCCGGAACTACTGGAGTCATACCGGGAGAAGTACCCAGAGGTGCAACTGGAGTTGAGGACCGGTGCGGCGGAACAGGCGGTGGCGCAGGTGCAAAGCGGGGAGATCGATCTCGCGGTGGCGGCGTTCCCGGACGGGCCGCGCTCCAACATCCAGTTCCTTCCCATTGTCACCATCCCGCTTATCTTCATAGCGCCGCGACGGTCGGGCGCCGTCGAGGTTCCGGTCAAAGGGGAGTGTCTGGATCTTTCCCGCGCGCCGCTGGTGTTGCCGCAGACGGGTCTTTCACGCAGGCGCCTGGACCAGTGGCTCAAGGAGCACCGCATCACCCCCAACATCACCTCCGAGGTTTCGGGGAACGAGGCTATCATCGCCATGGTGCGGCTGGGATGCGGCGTCGGCATCGTGCCGCAACTGGTTCTTGAGCGCAGCCCATTCCGGGACGAAGTGGTCGTCCTGGAGAACGCACCGGAGTTGAAACCCTACGAGGTAGGGCTTTGCACTAGCAAGAGAAACCTGCAGCGGCCGAGCGTGAAGGCGTTTTGGCAACTGGCAGAGGAGCAGTCATCGAAACAAGGGCAGCTCACGCAAAAACGGGAAGAGACAAAGGCTTAA
- the ilvC gene encoding ketol-acid reductoisomerase, whose product MGQNYFNTLPLRRQLQELGTCRFMDASEFSNGCEYVKGKKIVIVGCGAQGLNQGLNMRDSGLDVSYTLRKEAIEQKRQSYQNAVDNGFKVGSYEELLPTADIVMNLAPDKQHSNVVATVIPFMKQGAVFSYAHGFNIVEEGTQIRKDLTVIMVAPKCPGSEVRAEYKRGFGVPTLIAVHGENDPKGDGLEIAKALASAQGGDRAGVLESSFVAEVKSDLMGEQTILCGMLQAGALLCFDKMTQNGIAAPYAVKLIQYGWETITEALKHGGITNMMDRLSNPAKLVAFKLASELKDIMRPLFQKHMDDIMSGEFSRTMMEDWANDDVKLLTWREQTGQTAFEKTEAAGDISEQEYFDKAILMVAMVKAGVELAFETMVQTGIEPESAYYESLHETPLIANTIARKKLYEMNRVISDTAEYGCYLFSHACVPLLADFMSKVGTDVIGKGLDVKDNSVDNQLLVAVNAEIREHLVEEVGAELRAAMKGMQKIV is encoded by the coding sequence ATGGGACAGAACTACTTCAACACCCTGCCGCTGCGTCGCCAGCTTCAGGAACTGGGCACCTGCCGCTTCATGGACGCTTCCGAGTTCTCCAACGGCTGCGAGTACGTGAAAGGCAAGAAGATCGTCATCGTGGGCTGCGGCGCACAGGGCCTCAACCAGGGCCTCAACATGCGCGACAGCGGTCTCGACGTCTCCTACACCCTCCGCAAAGAAGCCATCGAGCAGAAGCGCCAGTCCTACCAGAATGCGGTGGACAACGGCTTCAAGGTCGGCTCCTACGAAGAACTGCTCCCGACCGCCGACATCGTCATGAACCTTGCCCCGGACAAGCAGCACAGCAATGTCGTTGCAACCGTCATCCCGTTCATGAAGCAAGGCGCTGTGTTCAGCTATGCCCACGGCTTCAACATCGTTGAAGAAGGGACCCAGATCCGCAAGGACCTGACCGTCATCATGGTGGCTCCGAAGTGCCCGGGTTCCGAGGTCCGCGCAGAGTACAAGCGCGGCTTCGGCGTACCGACCCTGATCGCCGTTCACGGCGAGAACGACCCCAAAGGCGACGGCCTTGAGATCGCTAAAGCCCTGGCCTCCGCACAGGGCGGCGACCGCGCCGGCGTGCTCGAGTCCTCGTTCGTGGCCGAGGTGAAATCCGACCTCATGGGCGAGCAGACCATCCTCTGCGGCATGCTGCAGGCGGGCGCGCTCCTCTGCTTCGACAAGATGACCCAGAACGGCATCGCCGCTCCCTACGCCGTCAAACTGATCCAGTACGGTTGGGAGACCATCACCGAGGCGCTCAAGCACGGCGGTATCACCAACATGATGGATCGTCTGTCCAATCCCGCCAAACTGGTCGCCTTCAAACTTGCCTCCGAACTGAAGGACATCATGCGTCCGCTGTTCCAGAAGCACATGGACGACATCATGAGTGGCGAGTTCTCCCGCACCATGATGGAGGACTGGGCCAACGACGACGTGAAACTCCTCACCTGGCGCGAGCAGACCGGCCAGACCGCTTTTGAGAAGACCGAGGCAGCCGGCGACATCTCCGAGCAGGAATACTTCGACAAGGCGATCCTCATGGTTGCCATGGTGAAGGCCGGCGTCGAACTTGCCTTTGAGACCATGGTGCAGACCGGCATCGAGCCGGAGAGCGCTTACTACGAGTCGCTGCACGAGACCCCGCTCATCGCCAACACCATCGCCAGGAAGAAGCTGTACGAAATGAACCGCGTCATCTCCGACACCGCCGAGTATGGCTGCTACCTCTTCTCCCACGCCTGCGTACCGTTGCTGGCTGACTTCATGAGCAAGGTCGGCACCGACGTGATCGGCAAAGGTCTCGACGTCAAGGACAACAGCGTCGACAACCAGTTGCTGGTCGCCGTCAACGCCGAGATTCGCGAGCACCTCGTCGAAGAAGTCGGCGCCGAACTCCGCGCCGCCATGAAAGGTATGCAGAAGATCGTGTAA
- the rplI gene encoding 50S ribosomal protein L9, which yields MKVILKENVEHLGNIGDIVKVAPGYARNYLLPKGFAIEATEKNAKALEHAKRHLEYKKNKVLEAAKLIAAKIEGITLSIAHQAGADDKLFGAVTNMELAEQLKAAGVEIDRKRIVLAEPIKHLGEFTATVKLHPEVVATLKVVITKA from the coding sequence ATGAAGGTCATTCTCAAAGAAAACGTAGAGCATCTCGGCAACATCGGCGACATCGTGAAAGTAGCACCGGGCTACGCCAGGAACTACCTGCTCCCGAAGGGCTTCGCCATCGAGGCCACCGAGAAGAACGCCAAGGCTCTCGAGCACGCCAAGCGTCACCTCGAGTACAAGAAAAACAAGGTTCTCGAAGCTGCCAAGCTGATCGCAGCCAAGATCGAGGGCATCACCCTTTCCATCGCTCACCAGGCTGGTGCTGACGACAAGCTTTTCGGCGCCGTCACCAACATGGAACTGGCCGAGCAGCTCAAAGCCGCCGGCGTGGAAATCGACCGCAAGCGCATCGTCCTTGCCGAGCCGATCAAACACCTGGGCGAGTTCACCGCAACCGTGAAACTCCACCCGGAAGTGGTCGCTACCCTGAAAGTCGTGATCACCAAGGCCTAA
- a CDS encoding YybS family protein, giving the protein MNPLQGKILDVIKGSVATVTLFLAFVYLPVVGTIPGLFASAPAAFYAVKQGRVVGLAIVLASCAILLGIGDPAATAIYLLQAGVLSLALPEFLLRNKGGARSVIYSVAVTITVLLVAAVVYGMTTGADLHAKISKGVQTSINQTSQIYQKAGVKGDELKALQDSMHQAGQLVITIYPALVTVAYGMIACMNLMLLAGIAARLRIPLYAGDFRKYKNPEPLIWLLIVSGFGTLVPDTLVHLAALNVLIVLGAVYSAQGFAIISFFFRKLQVPVFIRLLASLLLIFQPMMVLAVAALGVFDLWADFRSPNKQENL; this is encoded by the coding sequence GTGAATCCGTTGCAGGGGAAGATTTTAGATGTGATCAAGGGGAGCGTCGCCACGGTGACGCTCTTCCTTGCTTTCGTCTATCTCCCCGTGGTCGGCACCATCCCCGGGCTGTTCGCCTCGGCCCCGGCCGCGTTCTACGCGGTCAAGCAGGGGCGGGTGGTCGGCCTGGCCATTGTTCTGGCCAGCTGCGCCATTCTTCTCGGAATCGGTGATCCGGCCGCAACGGCGATCTACTTACTACAGGCCGGCGTGCTGTCGCTGGCGCTTCCCGAGTTCCTGCTCAGGAACAAGGGGGGGGCGCGTTCCGTCATCTACTCGGTGGCGGTCACCATCACGGTACTTTTGGTCGCCGCGGTAGTGTACGGCATGACCACCGGCGCCGACCTGCATGCCAAGATCAGCAAGGGCGTGCAGACGAGCATCAACCAGACCTCGCAGATCTACCAGAAGGCGGGTGTCAAGGGCGACGAGCTCAAGGCGCTGCAGGACTCGATGCACCAGGCCGGACAGCTGGTGATTACCATTTATCCCGCGCTGGTGACTGTGGCCTACGGGATGATCGCCTGCATGAACCTGATGCTCCTCGCCGGGATAGCGGCGCGCCTGCGCATACCGCTGTACGCCGGGGATTTCAGGAAGTACAAGAATCCGGAGCCGCTGATCTGGCTGTTGATCGTGTCGGGTTTCGGCACGCTGGTTCCGGATACCCTGGTGCACCTCGCTGCCCTGAACGTGTTGATCGTCCTCGGCGCTGTCTACTCGGCCCAAGGGTTTGCGATCATCAGCTTTTTCTTCAGGAAGCTCCAGGTTCCGGTCTTTATCAGACTTTTGGCAAGCCTGCTCCTGATCTTCCAGCCCATGATGGTGCTGGCGGTGGCGGCGCTGGGCGTATTTGATCTCTGGGCGGACTTCCGGTCCCCCAATAAACAGGAAAACCTGTAA
- the rpsR gene encoding 30S ribosomal protein S18 has product MADERAPQRTSSGPRKKRPFQRRKVCRFCADKQVSIDYKDPRTLRYFVSERGKIIPRRISGNCSKHQREITEAIKRARNIALLPIAGSHATA; this is encoded by the coding sequence ATGGCAGACGAAAGAGCACCCCAGAGAACCAGCAGCGGGCCGAGGAAGAAGCGTCCGTTCCAGCGTCGTAAAGTCTGCCGTTTCTGCGCAGACAAGCAGGTAAGCATCGACTACAAAGATCCCCGTACCCTCCGTTACTTCGTTTCGGAGCGCGGCAAGATCATCCCGCGCCGTATTTCCGGCAACTGCTCCAAGCACCAGAGGGAAATCACCGAGGCGATCAAGCGCGCCAGGAACATCGCGCTGCTCCCGATCGCCGGCAGCCACGCAACCGCCTAG
- the rpsF gene encoding 30S ribosomal protein S6, which yields MSRMYETIYIVQPDLGDEEIKALSTKVQDVIASMNGDFKRLEDWGTRKLAYPINKNPRGRYFYLRFDADAPLIAELERRLRLDDKVIRYQSVKLEQEVVAPAAAPAKSAEEGTEEVAAAATEAPAETTTTVEE from the coding sequence ATGAGCAGGATGTACGAGACGATTTACATCGTCCAGCCGGACCTCGGTGACGAAGAGATCAAAGCTCTTTCCACCAAGGTGCAGGACGTAATCGCCAGCATGAACGGCGATTTCAAGAGACTTGAGGACTGGGGCACCAGGAAACTGGCTTACCCGATCAACAAGAACCCCCGTGGCCGTTACTTTTACCTCCGTTTCGACGCAGATGCCCCGCTGATCGCTGAGCTTGAGCGTCGTCTGCGCCTTGACGACAAGGTGATCAGGTACCAGAGCGTGAAGCTCGAGCAGGAAGTGGTTGCACCGGCAGCCGCTCCGGCCAAAAGTGCCGAGGAAGGGACCGAGGAAGTGGCTGCGGCTGCTACCGAGGCTCCGGCCGAAACGACTACTACGGTGGAGGAATAA
- the ychF gene encoding redox-regulated ATPase YchF, with the protein MGFNCGIVGLPNVGKSTIFNALTSAGAESANYPFCTIDPNVGIVSVPDPRMDKLAEIVHPERILPTTVEFLDIAGLVKGASQGEGLGNKFLGHIRSVDAILHVVRCFENENVVHVSGSVSPVRDIEVIQTELALADLDTVEKRILRTEKQARSGDKKAKEDVEFCLKVKAALEKGLSPRHLPENEDETLILRDMHLMTAKPVLYVANVAEDDLEGKHPYIEEVRQFAAKEGNGVVTICGSIEAEISELEGEEKQAFLEEMGLAESGLDRLIRSGYELLGLITYFTAGVKEVRAWTITKGTKAPGAAGVIHSDFEKGFIRAEVISYNDYIASGGESGAKEKGLMRLEGKEYVVQDGDVMHFRFNV; encoded by the coding sequence ATGGGTTTCAACTGCGGCATAGTCGGTCTCCCCAACGTGGGAAAGTCCACCATCTTCAACGCGCTCACCTCGGCCGGTGCCGAGTCCGCCAACTACCCCTTCTGCACCATCGATCCCAACGTCGGTATCGTGTCGGTGCCTGATCCCCGCATGGACAAGCTTGCCGAGATCGTGCACCCGGAGCGGATCCTCCCCACCACCGTTGAGTTCCTCGATATCGCCGGCCTCGTTAAGGGGGCCAGCCAGGGGGAGGGACTGGGCAACAAGTTCCTTGGGCACATCCGCTCCGTGGACGCGATCCTGCACGTGGTGCGCTGTTTCGAGAACGAGAACGTTGTGCACGTAAGCGGCTCCGTGTCGCCGGTACGCGACATCGAGGTGATCCAGACCGAACTGGCGCTGGCTGATCTTGACACCGTCGAGAAGCGCATCCTGCGCACCGAGAAGCAGGCGAGAAGCGGCGACAAGAAGGCCAAGGAAGACGTAGAGTTCTGCCTGAAGGTAAAAGCGGCCCTGGAAAAGGGGCTCTCGCCGCGCCACCTGCCCGAAAATGAGGATGAAACACTGATCCTGCGCGACATGCACCTGATGACCGCTAAGCCTGTGCTCTACGTCGCCAACGTGGCCGAGGACGACCTCGAGGGAAAACACCCCTACATCGAGGAGGTGCGCCAGTTCGCCGCCAAGGAAGGCAACGGCGTGGTTACCATCTGCGGTTCCATCGAAGCGGAGATTTCCGAACTCGAGGGTGAGGAGAAGCAGGCTTTCCTTGAGGAGATGGGGCTTGCCGAGTCCGGCCTTGACCGCCTGATACGCTCCGGCTACGAACTGCTTGGGCTCATCACCTACTTCACCGCCGGCGTCAAGGAAGTTCGCGCCTGGACCATCACTAAAGGGACCAAGGCACCCGGCGCCGCAGGCGTAATCCACTCGGACTTCGAGAAAGGCTTCATCCGCGCCGAAGTGATCTCCTACAACGACTACATCGCCTCCGGAGGCGAAAGTGGAGCCAAGGAGAAGGGCCTGATGCGGCTGGAAGGCAAGGAGTACGTGGTGCAGGATGGCGACGTCATGCATTTCAGGTTCAACGTGTAG
- the pth gene encoding aminoacyl-tRNA hydrolase, with protein sequence MAAKLIVGLGNPGPKYTWTRHNAGFMVLDRLASQSNIAVTRKAFSGLAGDGNWAGERVYLLKPQTFMNLSGRSVAEALRFYKLSLSDLIVIHDDLDIPFGKVRLKEGGGHGGHNGLRSLGQELGSNAFARVRVGIGRPLHGDVVNFVLTNFAKEEMNELLEVLDTSLDAMEMAIKEGMPKAMSIFNAK encoded by the coding sequence ATGGCAGCAAAATTGATCGTAGGGCTCGGCAACCCCGGGCCCAAGTACACATGGACCCGCCACAACGCGGGTTTCATGGTTTTAGACCGCTTGGCAAGCCAGTCCAACATCGCCGTCACCAGGAAGGCCTTTTCCGGCCTTGCCGGTGACGGCAACTGGGCGGGCGAGCGGGTCTACCTCCTCAAGCCGCAGACCTTCATGAACCTGTCCGGCCGCTCGGTGGCCGAGGCTCTCCGCTTCTACAAGCTGTCCCTGTCTGATCTCATCGTGATCCACGACGACCTCGATATCCCGTTCGGCAAGGTGCGACTCAAGGAGGGGGGCGGTCATGGAGGCCACAATGGTCTTCGGTCGCTGGGGCAGGAGTTGGGTTCCAACGCCTTCGCCCGGGTGCGCGTCGGCATTGGCCGGCCGTTGCACGGCGACGTGGTGAACTTCGTCCTGACCAACTTCGCCAAAGAGGAGATGAACGAGCTGCTGGAAGTACTGGATACCTCCTTGGACGCCATGGAGATGGCCATCAAGGAAGGGATGCCCAAGGCCATGAGCATCTTCAACGCGAAGTAA
- a CDS encoding 50S ribosomal protein L25 yields MSKQVLNVELREKTGKGICRRLRAAGRVPAVVYGKGIEPICISLALKDLTEAIAGEGGRNHILTLQGVPALEGANVIVADLLRDSLKNHARHVDLHKINLADKVKVQVKLNLVGTPAGVKAGGFLDFAMHTVEVECLPVHIPAHINVDVVDLAIGHSIHVGDISAPIGTAILSDPKAPVVSILGRKAATEEEAAA; encoded by the coding sequence ATGAGTAAGCAGGTGCTGAATGTTGAACTGAGGGAAAAAACCGGCAAGGGTATCTGCCGTCGTCTGCGCGCCGCTGGCCGCGTTCCGGCCGTCGTGTACGGCAAAGGGATCGAGCCGATCTGCATCTCGCTGGCCCTGAAGGACCTTACCGAAGCCATCGCCGGTGAAGGCGGCCGCAACCACATCCTGACCCTGCAGGGCGTGCCGGCACTGGAAGGCGCCAACGTCATCGTTGCCGACCTGCTGCGTGACTCCCTGAAGAACCACGCACGTCACGTCGACCTGCACAAGATCAACCTCGCCGACAAGGTGAAGGTACAGGTCAAGCTGAACCTGGTCGGCACCCCGGCCGGCGTTAAAGCTGGCGGCTTCCTTGATTTCGCTATGCACACCGTTGAAGTCGAGTGCCTCCCGGTTCACATCCCGGCGCACATCAACGTTGACGTCGTTGACCTCGCCATCGGCCACTCCATCCACGTGGGCGACATCAGCGCCCCGATCGGCACCGCCATCCTGAGCGATCCGAAGGCTCCGGTGGTCAGCATCCTCGGCCGCAAGGCTGCTACCGAGGAAGAGGCCGCCGCCTAG
- a CDS encoding ribose-phosphate pyrophosphokinase, with product MENKIRVFSGNSNPVLAEKICDCLRVPLGKAKVRTFSDGEIMVEIGENVRGRDIYVVQSTCCPTNNNLMELLIMIDALKRASAATITTVIPYYGYARQDRKAAPRTPITSKLVADLITAAGADRVVTIDLHAGQIQGFFNIPVDNLYAAPVLLTHLKSRFADDLDNLVMVSPDAGGTERARAFAKRLGCTLAVIDKRRTGPNVAEVMHLIGDVKGKNAIILDDMIDTAGTLTHAAQALKDHGAANVYACATHGVLSGPAIERINNSVIEKVVITDTVPLGEKAEQTDKLRVLSVADLLAEAIRRIHEDESVSSLFV from the coding sequence ATGGAAAACAAGATCAGGGTGTTCAGCGGTAACTCCAATCCGGTTCTGGCAGAAAAGATCTGTGACTGCCTCAGGGTCCCCCTGGGTAAGGCGAAGGTGAGGACCTTCTCCGATGGCGAGATCATGGTCGAAATCGGCGAGAACGTGCGCGGTCGTGACATCTACGTGGTGCAGTCCACCTGCTGCCCGACCAACAACAATCTGATGGAACTGCTCATCATGATCGATGCCCTCAAAAGGGCGTCCGCAGCGACCATCACCACCGTGATTCCCTACTACGGCTACGCGCGCCAGGACCGCAAGGCTGCCCCGAGGACTCCGATCACCTCCAAGCTGGTCGCTGACCTGATCACCGCAGCCGGCGCCGACCGTGTAGTGACTATCGATCTGCACGCAGGCCAGATCCAGGGCTTCTTCAACATCCCGGTGGACAACCTCTACGCAGCGCCGGTGCTCCTGACCCATCTGAAGAGCCGCTTCGCTGATGACCTCGACAACCTGGTCATGGTATCGCCGGATGCAGGCGGCACCGAGCGTGCCCGTGCCTTTGCCAAGAGGCTCGGCTGCACCCTGGCCGTGATCGACAAGCGCCGCACCGGGCCGAACGTGGCGGAGGTCATGCATCTGATCGGCGACGTGAAGGGCAAGAACGCCATCATCCTGGACGACATGATCGACACCGCCGGCACCCTGACCCATGCTGCCCAGGCTCTGAAAGATCACGGCGCCGCCAACGTCTACGCCTGCGCCACCCACGGGGTCCTTTCCGGGCCGGCGATCGAGAGGATCAACAATTCCGTCATCGAGAAGGTGGTCATCACCGACACCGTCCCGCTGGGCGAGAAGGCAGAACAGACCGACAAGCTCAGGGTGCTTTCCGTAGCAGACCTCCTGGCCGAGGCGATCCGCCGCATCCACGAGGACGAATCCGTCAGCTCCCTTTTTGTGTAG
- a CDS encoding PilZ domain-containing protein has product MEQRRFHRVTYSAPGELVHHGIKYRCRLENVSLRGALISADECLMVPLHESCKLTVPVEPGKEPLTITVCVVHCFFSMVGVKFIGFAGDTELRLLELLKRETSEPDRLAEEWQSLEKKSAVSEGEGTTCIPEPAVAIF; this is encoded by the coding sequence ATGGAACAGCGACGCTTTCACCGGGTCACATACAGTGCCCCCGGAGAATTAGTTCATCATGGCATCAAATATCGTTGCCGCCTGGAAAACGTCAGCCTGCGCGGCGCCCTGATCAGCGCCGACGAGTGCCTCATGGTACCTCTCCACGAGTCATGTAAACTCACCGTCCCCGTGGAACCGGGGAAAGAGCCCCTGACCATCACGGTCTGCGTGGTGCACTGCTTCTTCTCGATGGTTGGGGTGAAGTTCATCGGCTTCGCTGGAGACACCGAACTGAGACTGCTCGAACTGCTAAAGCGGGAAACTTCCGAACCGGACAGGCTCGCAGAGGAGTGGCAGAGCCTGGAAAAGAAGAGTGCAGTAAGCGAGGGAGAAGGGACAACCTGCATCCCTGAACCGGCCGTGGCGATCTTTTGA
- a CDS encoding DUF4382 domain-containing protein: protein MRNTTIAFRSVIIAIGAIIATMVYLGGCGGGGGGASTGTLKLAITDKPSDAYQNLVISIKEIRVVPAGHENAADNDPALPVLATFNPQEKVIDIMTLQFIQQALGEIVLPAGTYNQIRLVLYPNPNENQAPVNYLTLKSDPNTKIPLTTPSGQTSGLKILGPLEVKPGVINAVMIDFDPNTAVVKRGNSNEYNLKPTGIRMIQMANMLSQFGSIVGNVSNALQNWSSATVSIKRRGTINDATPIASGQIFAAYTSGKWQAPFSAFVPASESGWGYKTFINSNGFALYSSPTVPVVQSQPSDLGQIVLAPQ from the coding sequence ATGCGAAACACGACTATTGCCTTTAGATCCGTCATCATCGCCATCGGCGCCATCATCGCTACAATGGTTTACCTGGGAGGATGCGGCGGCGGTGGCGGCGGCGCCAGCACCGGAACCCTGAAACTCGCCATCACCGATAAGCCAAGTGATGCCTACCAGAACCTGGTCATCTCCATCAAGGAGATCAGGGTCGTGCCCGCCGGTCACGAAAATGCGGCAGACAACGACCCGGCCCTCCCGGTCCTGGCCACCTTCAACCCGCAGGAAAAGGTCATTGATATCATGACCCTGCAATTCATCCAGCAGGCGTTGGGCGAGATCGTGCTGCCGGCAGGAACCTACAACCAGATTCGCCTGGTCCTTTACCCGAATCCGAACGAAAACCAGGCTCCGGTCAACTACCTCACCCTGAAGAGCGACCCGAACACGAAGATCCCACTGACCACTCCGAGCGGTCAAACCTCCGGGCTCAAGATCCTCGGCCCGCTCGAGGTCAAACCTGGAGTTATCAATGCCGTCATGATCGACTTCGACCCGAACACTGCAGTGGTTAAGCGCGGCAACAGCAACGAATACAACTTGAAGCCCACCGGCATCAGGATGATCCAGATGGCCAACATGCTGAGCCAATTCGGCTCCATCGTGGGCAACGTCAGCAACGCCTTGCAGAACTGGAGCAGCGCCACGGTCTCCATCAAGCGTCGCGGCACCATCAACGACGCCACGCCCATCGCCTCTGGCCAGATCTTCGCTGCCTATACCAGCGGCAAATGGCAAGCCCCCTTCTCCGCCTTCGTGCCGGCCAGCGAATCGGGCTGGGGCTACAAGACCTTCATAAACTCCAACGGCTTCGCTCTCTACTCCTCACCCACCGTGCCGGTGGTGCAGAGTCAGCCCAGCGATCTGGGACAAATCGTACTCGCTCCGCAATAG
- a CDS encoding bacteriohemerythrin: protein MPIIEWKDCYVVGIQEIDQHHQSLVQYLNKTYDHFREGHPLDPSVLEILIDYSMQHFGCEERWMENSSYPKLGTHKDEHRQFRAKISQLKKKRPFDTKWSVELLWFLCNWVTHHIRETDAEFGRYLNTKSRHG from the coding sequence ATGCCTATAATTGAATGGAAGGACTGCTATGTGGTCGGCATACAGGAGATCGATCAACACCACCAAAGCCTCGTGCAGTATCTCAACAAAACCTATGACCACTTCCGGGAGGGGCACCCGTTGGACCCCTCAGTGCTGGAGATCCTCATCGACTATTCCATGCAGCACTTTGGCTGTGAAGAGCGTTGGATGGAGAACTCCTCTTACCCAAAGCTCGGAACGCACAAGGATGAGCATCGACAATTCCGCGCCAAGATCTCGCAATTGAAGAAAAAACGGCCATTCGACACCAAGTGGTCGGTCGAACTCCTATGGTTTCTCTGTAACTGGGTCACCCACCACATACGGGAAACCGATGCAGAGTTCGGCAGGTACCTGAACACCAAGTCTCGACACGGCTGA
- a CDS encoding lipid-binding SYLF domain-containing protein, with amino-acid sequence MKMMKLLATAVAAVMMTITVTPAYAGKESRKIEDCIEVVKAIKAIPEEGIPPMLLKNAQGIMIIPEVLKVGFVVGGRYGTGILTVRDEKGNWTDPVFVKIAGGSLGWQIGAESTDLVLVFKTRKSVDGVLRGKFTLGADASVAAGPVGRSAEGATDVTLKSEILSYSRSRGLFAGIALNGAALMIDDDANGAYYGNLDPRTIAAGEAGKRTPEVKQLLDLL; translated from the coding sequence ATGAAAATGATGAAACTTCTCGCAACAGCAGTAGCCGCAGTCATGATGACAATTACAGTCACCCCCGCCTATGCCGGGAAGGAATCGAGGAAGATTGAGGACTGCATCGAGGTGGTCAAGGCGATCAAGGCCATCCCCGAGGAAGGTATCCCCCCGATGTTGTTGAAGAACGCGCAAGGCATCATGATCATCCCCGAAGTGCTGAAGGTCGGTTTCGTGGTCGGCGGCAGGTACGGCACCGGTATCTTGACCGTGCGCGACGAAAAGGGGAACTGGACCGATCCGGTATTCGTCAAGATCGCCGGCGGCAGCCTGGGTTGGCAGATAGGCGCCGAGTCGACCGACCTTGTCCTGGTGTTCAAAACCAGGAAGAGTGTGGATGGTGTTCTCAGGGGCAAGTTCACTCTGGGTGCTGACGCCTCTGTTGCCGCTGGCCCGGTTGGACGAAGCGCCGAGGGTGCGACCGACGTCACTCTGAAGAGCGAGATACTCTCCTATTCGCGCAGTCGTGGTCTCTTCGCCGGGATTGCCCTCAACGGCGCCGCGCTCATGATCGACGATGATGCCAACGGTGCCTACTACGGCAACCTCGACCCGAGGACGATCGCCGCCGGAGAAGCCGGCAAGCGCACACCGGAAGTAAAGCAACTGCTCGACCTGCTGTAA